The Candidatus Koribacter versatilis Ellin345 genome has a segment encoding these proteins:
- a CDS encoding dipeptidyl-peptidase 3 family protein, with protein sequence MKIVLISALLLSSSAWSFAQNVPAPGAPDDLKFQSPKFAKGSKAAKMQKSDSTPKSHIPDAAELRQMGARFAPTELKIDPSSLSPGDQKALAKLVEAAKVINDVFLTQYWKGNHALWTKLQADTTELGRERARYFWINKSPWSALDGLTAFLPDVPAKKLPGANFYPEDMTREEFEAWVKTLPEKDQESAKGFFTVIQRGADKKLTIVPFSEAYKADLTRCASLLKEAADLTDNASLKKFLNSRADAFASNDYYQSDMDWMDLDAPIDPTIGPYETYNDEIFGYKASYEAYITVRDDAETKKLSSFSAHLQEIENNLPLDPKYRNPKLGAAAPIRVVNEVFAAGDGDHGVQTAAYNLPNDDRVVAQKGSKRVMLKNVQAAKFNSVLIPISKQVLKADAQQYVDFDLFFTHILTHELCHGLGPHEITVNGKKTNPRIEIKELYSALEEAKADVTGLFALQYMLDHAKDMGLDSTLKIDNDSEKKLYTTYLASSFRTLRFGTHEAHGKGMAVQVSYLMKRGAFVANPDGTFSVDYKKIKDAVRDLDKIMLTLEAEGDYAGTKKLLDDYGTVPAEMQKAIAKMSSVPVDIEPLYVTAKALTK encoded by the coding sequence ATGAAAATTGTCTTGATCTCCGCTCTTTTGCTTAGTTCTTCCGCCTGGTCCTTCGCACAAAACGTTCCCGCCCCCGGCGCTCCGGATGATCTCAAATTCCAGTCCCCCAAGTTCGCCAAGGGTTCTAAGGCCGCAAAGATGCAGAAGTCTGACTCGACTCCCAAGAGCCACATCCCCGACGCCGCGGAACTCCGCCAGATGGGTGCGCGCTTCGCCCCCACAGAACTAAAGATCGATCCGTCCTCGCTGTCACCCGGCGACCAGAAAGCCCTCGCCAAGCTCGTTGAAGCCGCGAAGGTCATTAACGATGTCTTCCTCACGCAATACTGGAAGGGAAACCACGCGCTCTGGACCAAACTTCAGGCCGACACCACCGAACTCGGCCGCGAACGTGCCCGCTATTTCTGGATCAACAAGAGTCCGTGGTCGGCGCTCGACGGTTTAACGGCATTCCTTCCCGACGTTCCCGCGAAGAAACTCCCCGGCGCGAACTTCTACCCCGAAGACATGACCCGCGAGGAATTTGAAGCGTGGGTGAAGACGCTGCCCGAAAAAGATCAGGAATCCGCAAAAGGCTTCTTCACTGTCATCCAACGTGGCGCGGACAAAAAGTTGACCATTGTTCCCTTCAGCGAAGCCTACAAAGCCGACCTCACCCGCTGCGCTTCCCTCTTGAAAGAAGCTGCCGATCTCACCGACAACGCCTCCCTCAAGAAATTCCTCAACTCGCGCGCCGACGCGTTCGCTTCCAACGACTACTACCAGAGCGATATGGACTGGATGGATCTCGACGCCCCCATCGATCCCACCATCGGCCCCTACGAGACCTATAACGACGAGATCTTCGGCTACAAAGCCAGCTACGAGGCCTATATCACCGTCCGCGATGATGCCGAGACGAAGAAGCTCAGCTCCTTCTCTGCGCACCTTCAGGAAATCGAGAACAATCTCCCGCTCGATCCGAAGTATCGCAACCCGAAGCTCGGCGCCGCCGCTCCCATCCGCGTAGTCAATGAAGTCTTCGCCGCCGGCGATGGCGACCACGGCGTCCAGACCGCCGCCTACAACCTGCCCAACGACGATCGCGTCGTCGCGCAGAAGGGCTCCAAGCGCGTGATGCTCAAGAACGTGCAGGCCGCCAAGTTCAACAGCGTGCTCATTCCGATCTCGAAACAAGTCCTGAAAGCCGATGCCCAGCAGTACGTGGACTTCGACCTGTTCTTCACCCACATCCTCACCCACGAGCTCTGTCATGGCCTCGGCCCCCACGAAATCACGGTGAACGGCAAAAAGACCAACCCGCGTATCGAGATCAAAGAGCTTTACAGCGCGCTCGAAGAAGCCAAGGCTGACGTCACCGGCCTCTTTGCGCTGCAGTACATGCTCGACCACGCAAAGGACATGGGTCTCGACTCGACATTGAAAATCGACAACGATTCCGAAAAGAAGCTCTACACCACCTATCTCGCGTCGTCGTTCCGTACCCTCCGCTTCGGAACGCATGAAGCCCACGGCAAAGGCATGGCCGTCCAGGTCAGCTACCTGATGAAGCGTGGCGCGTTCGTCGCGAACCCCGACGGCACCTTCTCCGTGGACTACAAGAAGATCAAAGACGCCGTCCGCGACCTCGACAAAATCATGCTGACGCTGGAGGCCGAAGGCGACTACGCCGGCACGAAAAAACTTCTCGACGACTACGGCACCGTCCCCGCTGAAATGCAAAAAGCCATCGCTAAGATGAGCAGCGTGCCGGTGGACATCGAGCCGCTATACGTGACGGCCAAAGCACTAACAAAATAG
- the fmt gene encoding methionyl-tRNA formyltransferase translates to MILVFCGTPRFAVPSLEHIVRAGHDVRLVVTQPDRPKGRGMGLAFSPVKDAALALNLPVTQPEKIKNNEEFRAQLSAIAPDAIIVVGYGRIIPQWMIDLPPLGNINVHASLLPKYRGAAPIQWAIAMGEAVTGVTTMKIDAGLDTGDMLLQAEMPIAPEDTSESLAPRLAELGAELLVETLARLEGGVIAAVPQNHAEHTLAPILKKEDGQIDFHRSAQEILNRLRGFTPWPGAFTQFRGKGFFIHQARAVAATLEPGELRIEGENLLVGAGHNTALELLEIQLEGKKRMPARDFINGYRPNSADKLGRLSS, encoded by the coding sequence ATGATCCTCGTCTTCTGCGGCACCCCGCGCTTCGCCGTTCCCTCCCTCGAACACATCGTTCGCGCCGGACACGACGTGCGCCTCGTCGTCACGCAACCCGACCGTCCTAAGGGCCGCGGCATGGGCCTTGCGTTCTCGCCCGTCAAAGACGCCGCCCTCGCGCTCAATCTTCCCGTCACTCAACCTGAGAAGATCAAGAACAACGAAGAATTTCGCGCGCAACTTTCAGCGATCGCCCCCGACGCCATCATCGTCGTCGGCTACGGACGCATCATCCCGCAATGGATGATCGACCTACCGCCGCTGGGCAACATCAACGTCCACGCCTCGCTGCTGCCGAAGTATCGCGGCGCCGCTCCGATCCAATGGGCCATCGCCATGGGCGAGGCGGTCACCGGCGTCACCACCATGAAAATCGACGCTGGCCTCGACACCGGCGACATGCTCCTTCAGGCCGAAATGCCCATCGCGCCGGAAGACACTTCGGAATCGCTGGCGCCACGTCTCGCGGAACTCGGCGCCGAATTGCTTGTCGAAACCCTTGCCCGCCTCGAAGGCGGCGTGATCGCCGCGGTCCCGCAGAACCACGCCGAACACACCCTCGCGCCGATCCTGAAAAAAGAAGACGGCCAAATCGACTTCCACCGCTCCGCGCAAGAAATCCTCAACCGTCTCCGCGGCTTCACCCCCTGGCCCGGCGCCTTCACCCAATTCCGCGGCAAAGGTTTCTTCATCCATCAAGCCCGCGCCGTCGCGGCGACCCTCGAACCCGGCGAACTCCGCATCGAGGGCGAGAACCTTCTTGTCGGCGCCGGCCACAACACTGCGCTCGAACTCCTCGAAATCCAACTAGAAGGCAAGAAACGCATGCCCGCCCGCGACTTCATAAATGGCTACCGCCCAAATTCCGCCGACAAACTCGGCCGCCTGTCATCCTGA
- the rsmB gene encoding 16S rRNA (cytosine(967)-C(5))-methyltransferase RsmB — protein MSKNPSRATAFDILLRVERDQAFASELLHSDRLNDLSAPDRGLATELVMGTLRWQSTLDALVATQSSQPLRKLDIEVLIALRLAAYQLQFLDRIPANAAVNESVELVKRARKRSAVPFANAVLRKISKLPREIHGDLAHPAWLVARWRDNYGGDAAESISKYGQTTPETALRLPFDAEKRAKVEAELQENGVELAPGRLLNAARRLVSGDLSGTAAFQRGDVWIQDEASQLVALLTGHGDRILDCCAAPGGKTSVLAERNPSSKIVALELHEQRARLLRERVRASNVDVQTADATNFRAETAFDCVLADVPCSGTGTLARNPEIKWRLKPEDLADLQQRQIAILRAALSQLAPGGRLVYSTCSLEPEEGEAVVEASLTDEFELQPAAPELEQFAPAFAIPDPQTLVRGPYLRTIPGIHPCEGFFAAVITRRQ, from the coding sequence GTGTCCAAGAATCCCTCCCGCGCCACCGCCTTCGATATCCTTCTCCGCGTCGAGCGCGACCAGGCCTTTGCCTCGGAACTGCTCCACTCCGATCGTCTCAACGATCTCTCCGCACCAGATCGCGGCCTTGCCACCGAACTCGTCATGGGCACGTTGCGCTGGCAATCCACACTCGACGCACTCGTCGCCACGCAATCCTCACAGCCACTCCGCAAACTCGACATCGAGGTCCTGATCGCACTTCGTCTCGCGGCCTACCAACTACAGTTTCTCGACCGCATCCCCGCCAACGCCGCCGTAAACGAGAGCGTGGAATTGGTGAAGCGCGCGCGCAAACGCTCCGCCGTGCCGTTCGCCAACGCAGTTCTGCGCAAAATCTCCAAGCTTCCACGCGAAATCCATGGTGATCTCGCCCATCCTGCGTGGCTAGTGGCGCGCTGGCGCGACAATTACGGCGGGGATGCCGCAGAATCCATCTCCAAATACGGTCAAACTACGCCGGAAACCGCGCTACGGCTCCCATTCGACGCCGAAAAACGCGCCAAAGTTGAGGCAGAACTCCAGGAAAACGGCGTAGAACTCGCTCCCGGAAGGCTCCTGAACGCCGCACGGCGCCTCGTCAGCGGCGACCTCAGCGGCACCGCGGCCTTCCAACGCGGCGACGTCTGGATCCAGGATGAAGCCTCCCAACTCGTCGCCCTTCTCACGGGCCACGGCGATCGCATTCTCGACTGCTGCGCCGCTCCCGGCGGAAAAACTTCCGTCTTGGCCGAGCGCAATCCTTCGTCGAAAATTGTCGCCCTAGAACTCCACGAACAACGTGCACGCCTACTTCGAGAACGCGTTCGCGCGTCAAACGTGGATGTGCAAACCGCCGATGCCACGAATTTCCGCGCCGAAACCGCGTTTGACTGCGTCCTAGCCGACGTCCCTTGCTCCGGTACCGGCACCCTCGCTCGCAATCCCGAAATCAAGTGGCGCCTAAAGCCCGAGGACCTCGCCGATCTCCAGCAACGCCAGATCGCCATCCTCCGCGCCGCCCTAAGCCAACTCGCGCCCGGCGGCCGCCTCGTCTACTCGACATGCTCTCTCGAACCAGAAGAAGGTGAAGCCGTAGTCGAAGCCTCGCTGACCGACGAGTTCGAACTCCAACCCGCAGCGCCCGAACTTGAGCAATTCGCACCCGCATTCGCCATCCCCGACCCGCAGACTCTCGTCCGCGGCCCCTACCTTCGCACCATCCCTGGCATTCACCCCTGCGAAGGATTCTTCGCCGCCGTAATCACACGTCGCCAGTGA
- a CDS encoding PASTA domain-containing protein: MRKFFSFVLRLLVLVVVFLVSMLTAMRFAIHTREVPIPKLVGMTPQQAQQTLTGLGLTLVRENRYFSADVPEGKILSQMPPVGEKVRRGWRVRVAESMGPQRAIIPALLGDSQRAAELNIRRRGLDLGTVAFINLPDSEPETVVAQDPPPNATGVTSPKISLLVAAPATPEAFVMPDFVGQPLDSVVKTINDAGFKVGNIHTITPATPTATVAAPAPTPVPMSRSVATVVRQSPSPGQRITTDVAINVDVTR; this comes from the coding sequence ATGCGCAAATTCTTCAGCTTCGTGCTGCGACTGCTCGTGCTCGTCGTGGTGTTCCTCGTCTCGATGCTGACGGCGATGCGTTTCGCGATCCACACCCGCGAGGTTCCAATTCCAAAGCTTGTTGGCATGACGCCGCAACAGGCACAACAAACGCTCACCGGACTCGGACTCACACTGGTGCGCGAGAACCGCTACTTCTCGGCGGACGTTCCCGAAGGAAAAATTCTTTCGCAGATGCCACCGGTTGGCGAAAAAGTCCGCCGTGGTTGGCGGGTACGCGTGGCGGAGAGCATGGGCCCACAGCGTGCGATCATCCCCGCGCTGCTCGGGGACAGTCAGCGCGCGGCGGAACTGAACATTCGCCGGCGCGGACTGGATCTTGGGACCGTGGCATTCATCAATTTGCCGGATTCCGAACCCGAGACCGTGGTGGCACAAGACCCGCCACCGAACGCGACCGGCGTGACTTCGCCGAAGATCAGCCTGCTGGTCGCGGCGCCAGCTACCCCCGAAGCTTTCGTGATGCCCGACTTTGTCGGGCAGCCGCTGGATTCGGTGGTGAAAACGATCAATGATGCTGGGTTTAAGGTCGGGAACATCCACACCATCACCCCGGCGACTCCCACTGCAACCGTTGCTGCTCCCGCTCCGACCCCGGTTCCGATGAGCAGGAGCGTGGCGACCGTCGTGCGTCAAAGCCCGTCTCCGGGACAGCGCATTACGACGGATGTGGCGATCAACGTGGATGTCACCCGTTAG
- a CDS encoding penicillin-binding protein 1A, which translates to MTSLYDNLPPVEVGGRRLVGRVLFGLLVVIAAALGVGSGLLIVYSTDLPQVAELEKFRPSSITELYDDQGRIIGSFALQRRMIGKYEDFPKVLRDAVISTEDKDFENHFGINFWRVIGAAFRDVTSGSRAQGASTLTMQLSRNLFLSADRNFRRKVQEVMLSLQIERRFTKEQIFTMYCNQIYLGHGVYGFEAGSHFYFNKPAKDLTLEEAAVLAGLPKAPNSYSPINSPDKAIRRRNLVINNMLEDGKITADQALKAKEAPIKLSFQNDQNALAPWFVEDIRRYLEKKYGSDEVHEAGLRVYTTLNMDLQKTANQAVLDGLSAYERRHGWKGKLPNVVAAGDDLASYQHPDWDNAVEPGAYFHSLVTEVSPASARVKFGRTSATLLPEDMKWTGHKSPQEILSIGDIAYIKVGSIAGDKIKVSLEQDSGTQGSLLAVDNTTGDIKAMVGGRDYEESKFNRAVQAMRQTGSSFKPYVYAAAVDKLGVTPDDTILDAPVSFPSGGGMYTPHNYDGKFEGVITLRRAIADSRNIPALKLAERVGIRDVIDMAHRFGVTTQIQPYLPVALGAAEITLFEQVAAYATFPNDGVRVTPRYITKVTDYDGRVLEEDYPEVRDVISAQTARTMVEFLEQPVLHGTAYAASVAFKGHALGGKTGTTNDFTDAWFLGFSPSTTCGVWVGFDEKKSLGAKETGAKAALPIWIDYMKVALKDKTKEDFVGQPAPPANAVAKKAEPPATAPPPGDDAESH; encoded by the coding sequence ATGACTTCGCTTTACGACAATCTTCCTCCCGTTGAAGTGGGCGGCAGGAGGCTGGTGGGCCGAGTGCTATTCGGCTTGCTGGTCGTGATTGCTGCTGCCCTCGGCGTTGGCAGCGGCCTGCTCATCGTTTACTCCACCGATCTCCCGCAAGTCGCCGAACTCGAGAAGTTCCGTCCCAGTTCCATCACCGAACTCTACGACGACCAGGGCCGCATCATCGGCTCGTTTGCGCTCCAGCGGCGCATGATTGGCAAGTACGAAGACTTCCCAAAAGTCCTGCGCGACGCGGTGATCTCCACCGAAGACAAAGACTTCGAGAACCACTTCGGCATCAACTTCTGGCGCGTCATCGGCGCAGCGTTCCGAGATGTGACGTCCGGCAGCCGCGCACAAGGCGCATCTACGCTGACGATGCAGCTCTCTCGCAACCTTTTCCTGTCCGCAGACCGCAACTTCCGTCGCAAGGTGCAGGAGGTGATGCTCTCGCTCCAGATCGAGCGGCGCTTCACCAAAGAGCAGATCTTCACCATGTACTGCAACCAGATTTATCTTGGTCATGGCGTTTACGGCTTCGAGGCTGGTTCGCACTTCTACTTCAATAAGCCGGCGAAGGACCTGACGCTCGAAGAGGCTGCGGTACTCGCCGGACTGCCGAAGGCGCCAAACTCGTACTCGCCGATCAATAGTCCGGACAAGGCAATTCGGCGTCGCAATCTCGTCATTAACAACATGCTTGAGGACGGGAAGATCACCGCCGACCAGGCGCTCAAGGCGAAAGAAGCGCCGATCAAGCTCAGCTTCCAGAATGACCAGAACGCGCTTGCGCCGTGGTTCGTCGAGGACATCCGCCGCTATCTCGAGAAGAAGTACGGTAGCGACGAAGTGCACGAAGCCGGCTTGCGTGTTTACACCACGCTTAATATGGATTTGCAGAAGACTGCGAACCAAGCTGTGCTCGATGGACTTTCGGCTTACGAACGTCGTCACGGCTGGAAGGGCAAGCTCCCGAACGTCGTCGCGGCGGGCGACGATCTCGCGAGTTATCAGCATCCTGACTGGGACAATGCCGTCGAACCGGGCGCGTACTTCCATTCCCTCGTGACCGAGGTTTCGCCGGCATCGGCGAGAGTGAAGTTCGGACGTACTTCCGCGACGCTCCTGCCGGAAGATATGAAGTGGACTGGCCACAAGTCGCCGCAAGAGATTCTCAGCATCGGCGACATTGCCTATATCAAGGTCGGTTCAATCGCCGGAGACAAGATCAAAGTCTCGCTCGAACAGGACTCGGGAACGCAAGGCTCGCTGCTTGCGGTGGACAACACCACCGGCGACATCAAAGCGATGGTCGGCGGACGCGACTACGAAGAGTCGAAGTTCAACCGCGCGGTGCAGGCGATGCGACAGACGGGCTCGTCGTTCAAGCCATATGTTTACGCCGCTGCGGTGGATAAGCTCGGCGTCACGCCCGACGATACGATCCTGGATGCGCCGGTCAGCTTTCCGTCGGGTGGAGGAATGTACACGCCGCACAACTACGACGGCAAGTTCGAGGGCGTGATCACCCTGCGAAGGGCGATCGCCGATTCACGCAATATCCCTGCGCTGAAGCTGGCAGAACGCGTTGGCATTCGCGATGTGATTGACATGGCGCATCGCTTCGGCGTGACCACGCAGATTCAGCCTTACTTGCCCGTTGCGCTCGGAGCCGCGGAAATTACGCTCTTCGAACAAGTCGCAGCCTACGCGACTTTCCCGAACGACGGCGTGCGCGTGACGCCGCGTTACATAACGAAGGTCACCGACTACGATGGCCGGGTGCTCGAAGAAGATTATCCCGAAGTCCGCGACGTGATCAGCGCGCAGACCGCGCGCACGATGGTAGAGTTCCTCGAACAACCGGTGCTCCATGGAACCGCGTACGCAGCGAGCGTGGCGTTTAAAGGGCATGCGCTCGGCGGAAAAACCGGTACGACTAACGACTTTACCGATGCGTGGTTCCTTGGATTTTCGCCTTCGACGACGTGCGGTGTCTGGGTCGGCTTCGACGAGAAAAAATCGCTCGGCGCAAAAGAAACGGGAGCGAAAGCCGCGCTGCCGATCTGGATTGACTACATGAAGGTCGCGCTGAAGGACAAGACCAAGGAAGACTTCGTCGGCCAGCCCGCTCCTCCGGCAAACGCAGTGGCGAAGAAAGCCGAGCCTCCGGCAACTGCTCCGCCGCCTGGCGATGATGCGGAGTCACACTGA
- a CDS encoding S41 family peptidase, translating into MSKITKFVLLSSSLLVVLFVVYGSLGVRADSKNDGAYRQLGVYSEVLSRIRTEYVVDPDMNLVTDGALHGLLESLDANSSYLSPTEYKQYQQRKSEGKAGIGAAISKRYGYAAVVSVIPGGPADKAQVESGDIIEAIEGKTTREMSLAEIDGILAGQPGSVINLSIVRPRKAQPQKTPITREVVTTPPVAEKLMEDSIGYIKVITFTKGRTQQVAEQVKAAQKQGAKKLILDLRNCGAGEEQEGVATANLFLNHGMIAYLQGQKFAKQTFTAEASKAITNLPLVVLVNKGTAGPAEIVAASVLENARGDVLGDKTFGDGAVQQLFPMSDGSALMLSIAKYYSPSGKAIQDTAVTPNILVADNDDYASPDDGDDTTDNANQPETRQKDQTDEQLRRAVEVLKNKDQHS; encoded by the coding sequence ATGTCAAAGATCACGAAGTTCGTTCTGTTAAGCAGCTCTCTCCTTGTCGTTCTGTTTGTCGTATACGGAAGCCTCGGCGTTCGCGCCGATTCCAAGAACGATGGCGCGTACCGCCAGCTCGGCGTGTACAGCGAGGTACTCTCGCGCATCCGTACAGAGTACGTCGTCGATCCGGACATGAACCTCGTGACCGACGGAGCGCTACATGGCCTGCTCGAGTCGCTCGACGCGAACTCCAGCTACCTGAGCCCGACGGAGTACAAGCAGTACCAGCAGCGTAAGTCCGAGGGCAAAGCGGGCATCGGTGCTGCGATCTCTAAGCGGTACGGTTACGCCGCGGTGGTCTCAGTCATTCCAGGTGGCCCCGCCGACAAAGCCCAGGTGGAAAGCGGCGACATTATTGAAGCAATCGAGGGCAAAACGACTCGCGAGATGTCGCTGGCTGAGATTGATGGCATCCTCGCTGGACAGCCCGGCTCGGTCATTAATTTGAGCATTGTGCGCCCGCGCAAGGCGCAGCCACAGAAGACGCCGATCACGCGAGAGGTAGTCACTACCCCGCCAGTCGCCGAGAAGCTGATGGAAGACAGCATCGGTTATATCAAGGTCATTACCTTTACCAAGGGCCGCACGCAACAGGTAGCCGAACAGGTGAAGGCCGCGCAGAAACAGGGCGCGAAGAAACTTATCCTCGACCTGCGGAATTGCGGAGCCGGCGAGGAACAGGAAGGCGTCGCTACGGCGAATCTCTTCCTGAACCACGGCATGATCGCCTACCTGCAAGGCCAGAAATTCGCCAAGCAGACGTTCACAGCTGAAGCCTCTAAGGCCATTACAAATCTCCCGCTGGTCGTGCTGGTCAACAAAGGTACGGCTGGTCCAGCCGAGATCGTCGCGGCGTCGGTATTGGAGAATGCTCGCGGTGATGTTCTTGGCGACAAGACATTCGGTGATGGCGCAGTCCAGCAGCTCTTCCCAATGAGCGATGGTTCTGCCCTCATGCTCTCGATCGCGAAGTACTACTCGCCGAGCGGCAAAGCTATCCAGGACACGGCAGTCACGCCCAACATCCTGGTTGCCGACAACGACGACTACGCTTCTCCGGATGATGGCGACGATACCACTGACAATGCCAACCAGCCGGAAACGCGCCAGAAGGACCAGACCGACGAGCAGCTTCGCCGCGCGGTCGAGGTTCTGAAGAATAAAGACCAGCACAGCTAG